One genomic region from SAR92 clade bacterium H455 encodes:
- the glnE gene encoding bifunctional [glutamate--ammonia ligase]-adenylyl-L-tyrosine phosphorylase/[glutamate--ammonia-ligase] adenylyltransferase, giving the protein MPKTFPQLISASYQRRLEGFQAAHSDPAWLAQRLTEFPEYPLFAEHLQLLWGASDFVGEQSETDPELFQQLVDSGDLQRSYSREDFLTAINQRLLGHKKALNEDSLNEEQLASQLRLFRRREQMRIIWRDFSRQASMPETTRELTWMAEAAITASLNVLHSITCQELGAPFSGDDQVTPEQNKEEQKMLVLAMGKMGAEELNLSSDIDLIFAYPEKGETRRTATSPRGKTVSNQEFFTRLGQKLIAALDRQTADGFVFRVDMRLRPYGQSGALVMSFDALEEYYLTQGREWERFAMVKARAVAGEPADIRRLDEILRPFTYRKYLDFGAIDALRDLKRSINRELKRKGMQTDIKLGPGGIREIEFITQAFQLVRGGRNSGLQTPSLYRALQQLATDQIIDSSDRDKLWQAYVFLRNTEHVLQGIADKQTQQLPGDELGQQRVALIVGYTKWTEFQQQLQAHRDYVISVFEDMFADPDTQADDQKAGSNDLDYESFWRQTPELAELLEHLQDAGYKAPQAVAEQLYGIYQSKAVIGLDLEPRSRLDKLMPNVVAACAATDNNSLTLSRVVSLIQAVLRRSAYLVLLAENPTALQQLLLLCQSSSWIAEQLTAYPVLLDELLDSESLFTAQSKDTLQDQLRQQMLRVADDDLEQQMEVIRYFVRSNSLRVAACDITEVIPLMQVSDYLTWIAEVVIGYTVTIAWQHLSQQYGQPEGSSVQSPGFIVLGYGKLGGIELGYKSDLDLVFLHRGIAGQTAGGPRSIDNNTFYARLGQRIIHVLSTVTPSGAAYEIDMRLRPSGNSGMLVSSLKAFEKYQRESAWTWEQQALVRARVVAGEKALADEFNNLRQTVLMQPRDKQVLRTEVEQMREKMRKHLGRPSKEGKYSLKQGAGGIVDIEFMVQFAVLAWSHNHPEISRWSDTIRILESLAQCGLLSEQQSSLLIDAYKRYRSAGHRLQLQNQLAEVASSEFLQSRELVTAQWAELFNQQ; this is encoded by the coding sequence ATGCCGAAAACATTCCCGCAGCTGATCAGCGCCAGCTATCAGCGTCGCCTCGAAGGTTTTCAGGCCGCTCACTCGGATCCCGCTTGGCTGGCACAGCGACTCACTGAGTTCCCGGAATACCCTCTATTTGCAGAGCATTTGCAGCTACTCTGGGGCGCCAGTGACTTTGTCGGCGAGCAGAGTGAAACCGACCCCGAACTATTTCAGCAACTCGTCGATAGCGGCGATCTGCAACGCAGCTATTCTCGTGAAGACTTTCTGACGGCTATAAACCAGCGCCTCTTGGGTCATAAAAAAGCGCTCAATGAAGACTCCCTCAATGAAGAGCAATTAGCCTCGCAGCTAAGGCTATTTCGCCGCCGTGAGCAGATGCGGATTATCTGGCGCGACTTTAGTCGGCAGGCATCCATGCCCGAGACCACCAGAGAGCTAACCTGGATGGCAGAGGCGGCCATTACCGCCTCGTTGAATGTCTTGCATTCGATTACCTGTCAAGAGTTAGGAGCGCCCTTTAGCGGCGACGATCAAGTGACTCCAGAGCAGAATAAAGAAGAGCAAAAAATGCTGGTTCTGGCCATGGGCAAAATGGGCGCCGAAGAGCTCAACCTCTCATCGGATATAGATCTTATTTTTGCCTACCCAGAGAAGGGCGAGACCCGCCGCACAGCCACATCGCCAAGAGGCAAAACAGTCTCCAATCAAGAATTTTTTACTCGCCTCGGGCAAAAGCTAATCGCTGCACTGGATCGACAGACTGCCGATGGTTTTGTCTTCCGTGTTGATATGCGCCTGCGGCCCTACGGTCAAAGTGGCGCTCTGGTGATGAGCTTTGATGCACTAGAAGAATATTATCTAACCCAGGGCCGCGAGTGGGAACGCTTCGCCATGGTTAAAGCGCGAGCAGTGGCTGGTGAGCCAGCAGATATTCGGCGGCTAGATGAAATCTTACGCCCCTTTACCTATCGCAAATATCTCGACTTCGGCGCCATTGATGCGCTGCGTGATCTCAAGCGCTCGATTAACCGCGAGTTAAAGCGCAAGGGGATGCAGACGGATATCAAGCTGGGTCCCGGGGGCATTCGTGAAATTGAATTTATCACCCAAGCTTTTCAGCTGGTTCGCGGTGGCCGCAATAGCGGACTGCAGACTCCCTCCCTCTATCGAGCTTTACAGCAGCTAGCTACAGATCAGATTATTGATAGCAGTGATCGCGACAAGCTCTGGCAGGCCTACGTTTTTTTGCGCAATACCGAACACGTGCTGCAGGGCATAGCAGACAAGCAGACTCAGCAATTACCCGGAGATGAACTGGGCCAGCAGAGAGTCGCATTGATCGTTGGCTATACCAAGTGGACAGAGTTTCAGCAACAGTTGCAGGCACATCGAGACTACGTTATTTCAGTGTTTGAGGATATGTTTGCCGATCCCGATACTCAAGCTGATGACCAGAAAGCCGGCAGCAATGATTTAGACTATGAATCGTTTTGGCGTCAGACGCCGGAGCTCGCCGAGCTGCTCGAACACCTGCAAGACGCTGGTTATAAGGCGCCTCAGGCAGTTGCAGAACAGCTCTATGGTATCTATCAAAGCAAAGCAGTAATTGGTCTCGATCTTGAGCCGCGCAGCCGCCTCGACAAACTGATGCCCAATGTAGTCGCAGCCTGCGCCGCAACAGACAATAACAGCCTGACTCTCAGTCGGGTGGTGAGTCTTATTCAGGCAGTACTGCGGCGCAGTGCCTATCTGGTGCTGCTGGCGGAGAATCCTACAGCACTGCAGCAGTTGCTGCTCTTATGCCAGAGCAGCAGCTGGATTGCCGAACAGCTCACGGCCTATCCAGTTCTGCTCGATGAACTTCTCGACAGTGAAAGCCTGTTCACTGCGCAAAGTAAAGACACTCTCCAAGACCAGCTACGCCAGCAGATGCTGCGTGTCGCCGATGATGACCTCGAACAGCAGATGGAGGTGATTCGCTACTTCGTGCGCTCCAATAGCCTGCGTGTGGCAGCCTGCGATATCACCGAAGTGATACCTTTGATGCAGGTTAGCGACTATCTGACTTGGATCGCTGAGGTGGTTATTGGTTACACGGTGACCATTGCCTGGCAGCACCTCAGCCAGCAGTATGGTCAGCCCGAGGGCAGTAGTGTGCAGTCGCCGGGTTTTATTGTCCTAGGCTATGGCAAATTAGGAGGCATTGAACTGGGTTATAAATCCGATCTCGACTTAGTCTTTCTTCACCGAGGTATCGCCGGACAAACTGCTGGTGGCCCGCGCAGCATTGATAACAACACATTTTATGCTCGTCTAGGTCAGCGTATTATTCATGTCCTATCTACAGTAACCCCATCTGGCGCCGCCTATGAAATTGATATGCGCCTACGACCCTCGGGCAACTCCGGCATGTTGGTCTCGTCACTCAAGGCATTTGAGAAATACCAGCGTGAAAGTGCTTGGACCTGGGAGCAGCAAGCCCTAGTGCGAGCTCGAGTTGTGGCGGGAGAAAAGGCCCTCGCGGATGAGTTTAACAATCTGCGCCAGACCGTTCTTATGCAGCCGCGAGATAAGCAGGTTTTGCGCACCGAAGTAGAGCAGATGCGGGAAAAAATGCGCAAACATCTCGGCAGACCCTCGAAAGAGGGCAAATACTCTCTTAAGCAAGGCGCTGGAGGTATCGTCGATATTGAATTTATGGTTCAATTTGCAGTCTTGGCCTGGTCGCACAATCATCCCGAAATTAGCCGCTGGAGTGATACCATTCGCATATTAGAGTCACTGGCTCAGTGCGGGCTATTATCGGAGCAACAATCCAGCTTACTAATCGACGCCTACAAAAGATACCGCTCAGCAGGACACCGTCTACAGCTGCAAAATCAGTTGGCAGAAGTGGCTAGCTCAGAGTTTCTTCAGTCTCGGGAATTGGTGACCGCTCAGTGGGCAGAATTATTTAATCAACAATAA
- a CDS encoding branched-chain amino acid transaminase: MSFSDRDGFIWMDGKMVDWRDAQTHFLTSSLHYGNAVFEGIRAYETEKSGTCIFRLEDHIKRLFNSAKIIHMQIPFTQDEICQAHRDVVRVNNLDAAYIRPLVFLGSEGMGLRAEGLKVHVGIAGWDWPSYMSPETLETGLKVRTSSYTRHHVNITMVKAKASGNYINSMLALREALDSGCDEAIMLDPEGYVAEGSAENFFMVRDGVIYTPDLTSCLDGITRDTVFKLAKDRGIEVREKRITRDEVYICDEAFFTGTAAEIVPIREYDSRIIGEGKRGPIATELQAAYFDLVRGKNDKYQSWLAPVAE, translated from the coding sequence ATGTCGTTTTCGGATCGCGATGGTTTTATTTGGATGGATGGCAAGATGGTTGACTGGCGAGATGCCCAGACGCATTTCCTGACCTCATCTCTGCACTATGGCAATGCCGTGTTTGAAGGCATTCGCGCCTATGAAACCGAAAAGTCGGGCACCTGCATTTTCCGTCTAGAAGACCATATTAAACGTCTGTTTAACTCGGCCAAGATTATCCATATGCAGATTCCTTTCACTCAGGATGAGATTTGCCAGGCCCACCGTGACGTGGTCCGCGTAAACAACTTAGATGCGGCTTATATTCGTCCACTAGTGTTTTTGGGTTCGGAAGGCATGGGCCTGCGTGCCGAAGGGCTCAAGGTTCACGTCGGCATCGCCGGTTGGGATTGGCCTTCCTATATGTCTCCAGAGACTCTTGAGACCGGACTCAAGGTTCGCACCTCGTCCTACACCAGACATCATGTCAATATCACCATGGTCAAAGCCAAGGCCAGCGGCAACTACATCAACTCCATGTTGGCCCTGCGCGAAGCGCTTGACTCCGGTTGCGACGAAGCCATTATGCTCGACCCGGAAGGCTATGTTGCTGAGGGCAGCGCCGAGAACTTCTTTATGGTTCGCGACGGGGTTATCTACACACCTGATTTAACTTCCTGCCTCGACGGCATTACTCGGGACACAGTATTTAAGTTGGCTAAAGATCGTGGCATTGAAGTACGCGAAAAGCGCATTACCCGCGATGAAGTTTATATCTGCGACGAAGCGTTCTTTACCGGCACCGCTGCCGAGATCGTCCCGATCCGTGAATACGACAGCCGTATCATCGGTGAAGGTAAGCGTGGACCCATAGCTACAGAGCTACAAGCTGCATACTTTGATTTAGTGCGCGGTAAAAATGACAAGTACCAGAGCTGGTTAGCGCCGGTAGCTGAATAA
- a CDS encoding glycosyltransferase, giving the protein MEKEIVNILCMKWGTKYPADYVNKLYSMVARNMSRPFRFICLTEDGVGTHENVEVFPLPELSVDLAGPERGWNKLAVFAETLYDLKGKVLCLDLDLIITGSLDDLFDYPGEVMIIKDWIKKDGTGNSSVYRFEVGAHPEILSEFEKSFQQIKKTHRNEQEYLSAALMAKNALVYWPDEWCRSFKRHCLKPFWFVIARQTQVPENARVIVFHGKPDPHEAIAGVSGKWYRRFKPATWITDHWR; this is encoded by the coding sequence ATGGAAAAAGAAATCGTCAATATTTTGTGTATGAAGTGGGGCACCAAATACCCCGCTGACTACGTCAATAAACTTTACTCCATGGTCGCGCGAAATATGTCGCGTCCGTTTCGCTTTATCTGTCTCACCGAAGATGGCGTCGGCACCCATGAAAATGTTGAAGTCTTTCCGCTCCCCGAATTGTCCGTTGATCTCGCCGGCCCAGAGCGTGGCTGGAACAAGTTGGCGGTTTTTGCTGAAACTCTATATGACCTCAAGGGCAAGGTTCTCTGTCTCGATCTCGACTTAATAATTACCGGCAGTTTGGATGATCTTTTTGATTATCCTGGCGAGGTAATGATTATTAAAGATTGGATTAAAAAAGACGGCACCGGCAACTCTTCAGTCTACCGTTTTGAAGTGGGCGCCCATCCAGAAATACTCAGCGAATTCGAAAAATCTTTTCAGCAAATTAAAAAAACTCATCGCAATGAACAGGAGTATCTGTCCGCTGCGCTGATGGCGAAAAATGCTTTGGTTTACTGGCCCGATGAATGGTGCAGAAGTTTTAAGCGCCACTGTCTAAAGCCGTTTTGGTTTGTGATTGCTCGTCAAACCCAGGTGCCCGAAAATGCTCGAGTGATTGTATTTCATGGCAAGCCAGATCCCCATGAGGCGATCGCGGGGGTGAGTGGCAAATGGTATCGGCGCTTTAAGCCTGCTACCTGGATTACCGACCATTGGCGGTAA
- a CDS encoding glycosyltransferase family 25 protein codes for MATPLTFVINLDKSQERLSRISARLGELEMPFERVAAIYGADLNERQLKAVYSESLNAKSYRRPLSRAEIGCYMSHLKAWQTIVDRELACALIIEDDLVIDAELKDFIESLSHSTGSWDIVKFYCRKKNPKIISRTAIDSRHDLCRFKKIPIGNLAQLITLDGAKKLLAARQPFGRPVDDDIQHWWEADLNVLGVFPPVVHVIPNAKSDIEQQGMRKGKRQNFRPWHGAFLRAKYEYRLRTALQKAPLPTLVGG; via the coding sequence ATGGCTACTCCGCTAACATTTGTTATTAATCTAGATAAAAGTCAGGAGCGTCTGAGCAGGATCTCGGCGCGGCTAGGTGAGCTCGAAATGCCTTTTGAACGTGTCGCGGCAATTTATGGAGCCGATTTAAATGAAAGGCAATTAAAAGCTGTTTACAGCGAATCATTAAATGCTAAGTCATATCGGCGGCCATTAAGTCGTGCTGAAATAGGCTGTTACATGAGTCATCTTAAGGCATGGCAGACGATTGTTGACAGAGAGTTAGCCTGTGCGTTGATTATTGAAGATGATTTAGTGATTGATGCAGAACTAAAGGACTTTATAGAAAGTCTGAGTCATTCAACGGGCAGTTGGGATATCGTTAAATTCTATTGCCGCAAAAAAAATCCGAAAATTATTTCTCGCACAGCTATCGATAGTCGGCATGATTTATGCCGCTTTAAGAAAATTCCGATCGGCAATTTAGCTCAGCTAATAACTTTAGATGGCGCCAAAAAATTACTCGCAGCACGACAGCCGTTTGGTCGCCCCGTAGATGATGATATCCAGCATTGGTGGGAAGCTGATCTAAATGTGCTAGGGGTGTTTCCGCCGGTTGTTCATGTGATACCGAATGCTAAAAGTGACATAGAGCAGCAGGGCATGAGAAAGGGGAAAAGACAAAATTTCAGGCCTTGGCACGGTGCTTTTTTGCGTGCCAAATATGAGTACAGATTGCGCACTGCGCTCCAGAAAGCCCCACTGCCAACATTGGTGGGCGGATAA
- a CDS encoding polysaccharide pyruvyl transferase family protein produces the protein MRGFRRDLLDLSGNLKVLREVKDSGQPYQSIRYFNAVANWGDHINPYIIEKMTGKTVVQSTFGWTEHLLAVGSVLRNANRNSIVWGSGFISSSSKPRAKPKKIAAVRGPLTGQRLTDLGYTNPHVFGDPALLMPRFYNPQVAKEHKIGLVAHYAEKGDAVVEYLISLGIHPVDIQLPVEPFIDELCKCETIVSSSMHGLIAADAYGIPNRWLQLSDKLVGGEFKFQDYYGGIGVVGETPLKTSELFAIQSRDELIALTSKKDIDLDLDKLYDAFPG, from the coding sequence ATGAGAGGCTTTAGGCGCGACCTTCTCGATTTGTCGGGAAACTTAAAAGTACTGAGAGAAGTGAAAGACAGTGGGCAGCCCTACCAGAGTATTCGTTACTTTAATGCTGTGGCCAATTGGGGTGATCATATCAACCCCTATATTATTGAAAAAATGACTGGAAAAACGGTTGTTCAAAGTACCTTCGGCTGGACGGAGCATCTGTTAGCGGTGGGCAGCGTTCTTCGTAATGCCAACCGCAATAGTATTGTTTGGGGATCAGGGTTTATTTCTAGCTCCTCAAAGCCGAGAGCAAAGCCGAAAAAAATTGCTGCTGTGCGAGGTCCGCTTACCGGTCAGCGGCTCACTGATCTGGGCTATACAAACCCGCATGTCTTCGGTGATCCGGCTTTACTGATGCCGCGCTTTTACAATCCGCAAGTAGCCAAAGAACATAAAATTGGATTGGTGGCGCATTATGCGGAAAAGGGTGATGCGGTTGTGGAATACCTTATTTCTCTAGGTATACATCCTGTCGATATCCAGCTGCCGGTTGAGCCTTTTATCGACGAGCTGTGCAAATGTGAAACAATCGTATCCTCATCAATGCACGGCCTGATTGCTGCCGATGCCTACGGTATCCCAAACCGCTGGCTGCAACTTTCAGATAAGTTGGTGGGTGGTGAGTTTAAGTTTCAAGACTACTATGGTGGGATTGGTGTTGTTGGCGAAACGCCACTAAAAACATCCGAACTTTTTGCCATTCAGAGTCGAGACGAACTGATTGCATTGACCAGTAAGAAAGACATAGACCTGGACTTAGATAAGCTCTATGACGCTTTTCCTGGCTAG
- the waaA gene encoding lipid IV(A) 3-deoxy-D-manno-octulosonic acid transferase, whose amino-acid sequence MPRLIYSVIFYLLTPVILLRLLYRAIKAPAYAGRWFERFGFFTPSDSCKDIIWLHAVSVGETLAAVPLVKALQAKYPDHRLLITCMTPTGSERITAAFGDSVDHCYAPYDAPDAVARFLKRVQPKMLIIMETELWPNTVAACCKRQIPVILANARLSEKSARGYGRVSGLSSPMFSQLTAVAAQHGDDGARFTALGLPAENLHISGNIKFDLDLSIQIRQSAAALRQQWSGSSQRPIFLAASTHRGEDEIILQAFSLIKQSVNDALLVLVPRHPERFNQVGDLCLEAGFSLARRSNNDLTDTADILLGDTMGELMTFFGACDIAFVGGSLVANGGHNMIEPAAWGKPTLSGLSVFNFAEVSRLLAEAGGLSLVENAAALAEAVITLIKNPEQAQQMGRQAQQIAEANRGALDRLLVVIDNSLSG is encoded by the coding sequence TTGCCAAGACTGATTTATTCAGTCATATTCTATCTTCTTACGCCTGTTATTCTGTTGCGTCTGCTCTACCGCGCCATAAAAGCGCCTGCCTATGCGGGGCGATGGTTTGAGCGCTTCGGTTTTTTCACGCCCTCTGATTCATGCAAAGATATCATCTGGCTGCACGCCGTCTCAGTCGGCGAAACCCTCGCCGCAGTGCCTTTGGTAAAAGCCTTGCAGGCCAAATACCCAGATCATCGTTTGCTGATTACCTGTATGACCCCCACCGGATCTGAGCGCATTACCGCTGCCTTTGGAGACTCTGTAGATCACTGCTACGCACCCTATGATGCGCCCGATGCAGTGGCGCGTTTTCTCAAGCGCGTGCAGCCTAAGATGCTGATTATCATGGAGACCGAACTCTGGCCGAATACGGTTGCCGCCTGTTGTAAACGTCAGATCCCGGTGATTCTGGCCAATGCGCGGCTCTCTGAAAAATCCGCCCGCGGCTACGGCCGGGTGTCGGGGCTGAGCAGTCCGATGTTTTCGCAACTAACTGCCGTTGCAGCCCAGCACGGAGATGATGGCGCGCGCTTTACTGCCCTCGGATTACCCGCAGAAAATCTTCATATCAGTGGCAATATCAAATTTGATCTCGATCTGAGTATTCAAATTAGACAGAGTGCAGCGGCGTTGAGGCAACAGTGGAGCGGCTCTAGTCAGCGACCAATTTTTCTCGCTGCCAGCACCCACCGCGGTGAAGACGAAATTATTCTGCAAGCTTTTAGCCTGATCAAACAGTCAGTCAATGATGCACTGCTGGTATTGGTGCCCCGGCATCCGGAACGCTTTAATCAGGTGGGGGATCTCTGTCTCGAGGCTGGCTTCAGCCTGGCCCGACGCAGTAATAATGATCTGACTGACACGGCGGATATATTGCTTGGCGATACCATGGGCGAGCTGATGACATTCTTCGGCGCCTGCGATATCGCCTTTGTTGGCGGCAGCTTGGTCGCTAACGGCGGTCACAATATGATCGAGCCTGCAGCCTGGGGCAAGCCGACGCTGAGCGGCTTATCAGTGTTTAATTTTGCTGAGGTATCGCGACTATTAGCCGAGGCTGGAGGGCTCTCTCTGGTCGAGAATGCTGCGGCATTGGCAGAGGCGGTGATAACGTTAATCAAAAACCCAGAGCAGGCCCAGCAGATGGGTCGGCAAGCACAACAGATTGCCGAGGCAAACCGCGGTGCGCTAGACAGATTGTTGGTAGTGATTGATAACAGCTTGAGCGGATGA
- a CDS encoding TolC family outer membrane protein — MHIVKKHFLIVAVAFLAPQLAVSDSLVDIYESALENDPVLRAARATFNADREGKNISRAALLPQLSITGEYKESETDDSSPLFGTGGTIDSDSTSYGASLSQAIFDMPSWYRFQGSKSLSESARAQFAADQQSLIIRVSDAYFNVLRAYDNMQTRNAEERAIQRQLEQTRERFEVGLLPVTDVHEAQAVYDDAVVNSLEAQGALNIAFEQLQVLTGEDHNVLAGLAEKFVATNPQPLSNSEWVDFAIGNNYPLKVAKLGKDAAYNNAKAAAAARLPKVTGSATYFDSDSDGTRYNDPFDSQQDGNAFAISVTMPIWLGGSLDAQRRQAKQRSLASDEGYIATKRNTVQATRSLHQLVLTNTARVKARAQSIISADSALQATQAGYEVGTRNIVDVLVAQRTVFQARRNFANARYDYILSMMRLKEVAGQLSPDDVYELNAWLDPQLVINKAANQ; from the coding sequence ATGCACATTGTTAAAAAACATTTTTTGATTGTTGCTGTCGCTTTTTTAGCCCCGCAGCTAGCGGTCTCTGATTCCCTTGTCGATATATATGAAAGTGCCCTGGAAAACGATCCCGTATTGAGAGCCGCAAGGGCTACTTTTAACGCTGACCGCGAAGGAAAAAACATCAGTCGCGCAGCGCTGCTGCCGCAATTGTCTATAACCGGCGAATACAAAGAGTCTGAAACTGACGATAGCTCCCCGCTATTTGGCACTGGCGGCACCATTGATAGCGACAGCACTTCTTACGGCGCTTCTCTCAGCCAAGCTATTTTCGACATGCCCTCTTGGTACCGCTTTCAGGGCAGTAAGTCTCTGAGTGAAAGTGCTCGCGCGCAGTTCGCCGCAGATCAGCAGAGCCTTATCATTCGCGTCAGCGATGCTTACTTTAATGTGCTACGTGCCTACGACAATATGCAGACGCGCAATGCTGAAGAGCGTGCCATTCAGCGCCAGCTAGAACAGACTCGCGAACGTTTCGAAGTGGGCCTGCTGCCGGTTACTGATGTGCACGAAGCTCAGGCTGTTTACGACGATGCAGTTGTGAATAGTCTCGAAGCCCAGGGTGCATTGAATATCGCCTTTGAGCAGCTGCAAGTACTTACCGGTGAAGATCACAATGTGCTTGCCGGACTAGCGGAAAAATTTGTTGCCACTAACCCGCAACCACTAAGCAATAGCGAGTGGGTTGATTTTGCGATTGGTAATAATTATCCGCTCAAGGTCGCTAAGCTCGGCAAAGATGCTGCCTATAACAATGCCAAAGCAGCTGCCGCAGCGCGCCTGCCAAAGGTTACCGGCAGCGCCACATACTTTGACTCAGACTCCGATGGCACCAGATACAACGACCCCTTTGACAGCCAACAGGATGGCAATGCATTCGCGATCTCAGTGACTATGCCAATCTGGCTCGGCGGTTCACTGGATGCCCAGCGTCGTCAAGCTAAACAACGGTCTCTTGCCTCTGATGAAGGTTATATAGCCACCAAGCGCAATACGGTTCAGGCCACTCGCTCCCTGCATCAGCTGGTATTGACCAACACCGCAAGAGTCAAAGCTCGCGCTCAGTCGATTATCTCGGCGGACAGCGCTCTGCAGGCCACTCAGGCGGGTTATGAAGTGGGCACGCGAAATATTGTCGATGTGTTGGTGGCTCAGCGTACCGTCTTCCAGGCCCGGCGCAATTTTGCCAATGCCCGTTATGACTATATTTTGTCGATGATGCGGTTAAAGGAGGTGGCCGGCCAGCTATCTCCGGATGATGTCTATGAGCTCAATGCTTGGTTGGATCCGCAGCTGGTAATTAACAAAGCGGCCAATCAGTAA
- a CDS encoding NUDIX domain-containing protein, whose translation MDKKHRFGPSDYRLKSTETVFQGFFKMTRMTVEHRLFGGGWSKPLRRELFQRGDAVGVLLYDPRNHRVGLIEQFRPGALNEARGPWQYEVIAGMIEPGESLEQVAARELEEESGVEVEKLLPICDYLVSSGGTDEKMHLFCGLADLRERGGIFGVDRESEDILLHVWSYAETMEAFSQGLLNSAAMSVALFWLQLNHQQLRLES comes from the coding sequence ATGGACAAAAAACACCGCTTCGGCCCTTCGGACTATCGGCTTAAATCTACCGAGACAGTCTTTCAGGGCTTTTTTAAAATGACTCGAATGACTGTTGAGCACCGATTGTTTGGCGGTGGTTGGAGTAAACCGCTGCGTCGCGAGCTATTCCAACGAGGCGATGCGGTAGGCGTCCTGCTTTATGATCCCCGCAATCACCGGGTTGGTCTAATCGAACAGTTTCGACCAGGTGCGCTAAATGAAGCCCGTGGTCCCTGGCAGTATGAAGTTATTGCCGGCATGATCGAGCCGGGAGAGAGCCTTGAGCAAGTTGCAGCTAGAGAGCTAGAGGAAGAGAGCGGAGTTGAAGTGGAAAAATTGCTGCCGATCTGCGACTATCTGGTCAGCTCCGGTGGCACAGACGAAAAAATGCACCTCTTCTGTGGTCTTGCGGATCTCCGCGAGCGCGGCGGCATCTTTGGGGTAGATCGCGAGAGCGAAGATATTCTGCTGCACGTTTGGTCCTACGCTGAGACCATGGAGGCGTTTTCACAGGGCCTCCTCAACAGCGCGGCCATGTCAGTTGCATTGTTTTGGCTACAATTAAACCACCAGCAGTTGAGACTTGAGTCTTGA
- a CDS encoding DUF1249 domain-containing protein has translation MSVSERRRQRHNLQRLHGECELNYVRLLRLMPGPPQLGQSIGVDFTHESNSGMHLRTDEVTRYTHLLSISAKSARPEWLPEIQIKVRIYHDAKMAEVVEWCSDRTIPWELAEKSSMQAPDEKWQWNMFLSDLLAHGLSHGMSKVKVSL, from the coding sequence TTGTCAGTATCTGAACGCCGACGTCAACGACACAATCTGCAGCGCCTGCACGGCGAGTGTGAGCTCAATTACGTGCGTCTGCTGAGACTGATGCCGGGGCCGCCGCAGCTGGGTCAAAGTATTGGCGTGGATTTCACCCATGAGTCGAACAGTGGCATGCATCTTCGTACAGATGAGGTCACGCGCTATACGCACCTTTTAAGTATCTCTGCCAAAAGTGCAAGACCAGAGTGGTTGCCAGAGATTCAGATTAAAGTGCGCATCTATCACGATGCGAAAATGGCTGAAGTGGTGGAATGGTGCAGCGACAGAACTATCCCCTGGGAGCTGGCAGAAAAATCGTCAATGCAGGCGCCGGATGAAAAATGGCAGTGGAACATGTTTTTAAGTGACCTGTTAGCTCATGGTTTAAGTCATGGCATGAGCAAAGTAAAAGTGTCCCTTTAA